The Cellulomonas wangleii genome includes a region encoding these proteins:
- a CDS encoding FAD-dependent oxidoreductase, with translation MTSPDAPHVVVVGSGFGGSVAALRLSEKGYRVTVLEAGRRFTPDTLPRTSWDVRRFLWAPRLGCRGIQRIHVLPDVVLLAGAGVGGGSLVYANTLYRPESDDFYRDPQWAALTDWRDELAPHYDQAQRMLGVVQNPTLTPADEVVRAAARELGVAGTFRLAPVGVVFGEPGAPVPDPFFGGAGPGRRGCLECGQCMTGCRHGAKNTLETNYLWLAERAGARIVPDTTVVSLVPHDDGRWDVVTVPTGRRRPRTTLAADQVVLAAGAWGTQELLHRLKADGTLPHLSDRLGHLTRTNSEALGGAARRPGARGPRVNSGVAITSSVWLDERTHIEPVRYGRGSNLMGLLGTVLTDGGGRVPRWVRWIGQVVRHPGHAVSVLSGLRTWSDRSVIGLVMQTGGASLTVRPRRTWTGRWRLTSTRGDGEPNPTWLPQANAAYRAMARHLDGIPMSTLGEVADVPMTAHFLGGCAIGSDASTGVVDAYHRVFGYPGLHVVDGSAVSANLGVNPSLTITAQAERACATWPNAGEPDPRPALGEPYRRVARVAPVRPAVPAHAAAALPLTVVRHRAPTDDATPTDPAPPRGVAYPS, from the coding sequence ATGACGAGCCCCGACGCCCCGCACGTCGTCGTCGTGGGCTCCGGGTTCGGCGGCTCGGTCGCGGCGCTGCGCCTGTCGGAGAAGGGCTACCGGGTCACCGTGCTGGAGGCCGGCCGTCGGTTCACCCCCGACACCCTGCCGCGCACCTCGTGGGACGTCCGCCGGTTCCTGTGGGCACCGCGGCTGGGGTGCCGCGGCATCCAGCGCATCCACGTGCTGCCGGACGTCGTGCTGCTGGCCGGGGCCGGGGTGGGCGGCGGGTCCCTGGTCTACGCCAACACGCTCTACCGCCCGGAGTCCGACGACTTCTACCGCGACCCGCAGTGGGCGGCCCTCACGGACTGGCGCGACGAGCTGGCCCCCCACTACGACCAGGCGCAGCGGATGCTCGGGGTGGTGCAGAACCCCACGCTCACGCCCGCCGACGAGGTGGTCCGCGCGGCCGCGCGCGAGCTCGGCGTCGCCGGGACGTTCCGGCTCGCGCCGGTCGGCGTCGTGTTCGGCGAGCCCGGCGCACCGGTGCCGGACCCGTTCTTCGGAGGCGCCGGCCCCGGGCGTCGCGGCTGCCTGGAGTGCGGGCAGTGCATGACGGGCTGCCGGCACGGGGCCAAGAACACCCTCGAGACGAACTACCTGTGGCTCGCCGAGCGCGCGGGCGCGCGCATCGTCCCGGACACGACCGTCGTCTCCCTCGTCCCGCACGACGACGGCCGCTGGGACGTCGTCACCGTCCCCACCGGGCGGCGGCGCCCCCGCACCACCCTGGCCGCGGACCAGGTCGTCCTCGCCGCCGGGGCCTGGGGCACCCAGGAGCTGCTGCACCGCCTCAAGGCCGACGGGACGCTGCCGCACCTGTCCGACCGGCTCGGGCACCTGACGCGCACCAACTCCGAGGCGCTCGGCGGCGCCGCCCGCCGGCCCGGTGCCCGCGGGCCGCGCGTCAACAGCGGCGTGGCCATCACGTCCTCGGTGTGGCTCGACGAGCGCACGCACATCGAGCCGGTCCGGTACGGGCGCGGGTCCAACCTCATGGGCCTGCTCGGCACGGTCCTCACCGACGGCGGCGGGCGCGTACCGCGCTGGGTGCGCTGGATCGGGCAGGTCGTGCGGCACCCGGGGCACGCGGTGTCCGTGCTCAGCGGCCTGCGGACGTGGTCGGACCGCTCGGTCATCGGCCTCGTCATGCAGACCGGCGGCGCCTCGCTCACCGTGCGCCCGCGCCGCACGTGGACGGGCCGGTGGCGGCTGACGTCGACCCGCGGCGACGGGGAGCCGAACCCGACGTGGCTGCCGCAGGCCAACGCCGCCTACCGGGCGATGGCCCGGCACCTCGACGGCATCCCCATGAGCACGCTCGGGGAGGTCGCCGACGTCCCCATGACGGCGCACTTCCTCGGCGGCTGCGCGATCGGCTCGGACGCCTCCACGGGTGTCGTCGACGCGTACCACCGGGTGTTCGGGTACCCGGGCCTGCACGTCGTGGACGGGTCGGCGGTCTCCGCGAACCTCGGGGTCAACCCGTCGCTGACGATCACCGCGCAGGCCGAGCGGGCGTGCGCGACGTGGCCGAACGCCGGGGAGCCGGACCCGCGGCCCGCCCTCGGCGAGCCGTACCGGCGGGTGGCTCGCGTCGCACCCGTGCGCCCCGCCGTCCCGGCGCACGCCGCGGCCGCGCTGCCGCTGACGGTCGTGCGGCACCGTGCGCCCACGGACGACGCCACGCCGACGGACCCGGCACCGCCCCGAGGGGTCGCGTACCCCTCGTGA
- a CDS encoding TetR/AcrR family transcriptional regulator, with amino-acid sequence MSDDRSPRRYESLLRTAQADETRTRIAQAARQAFVARGWAGTTVRDVAAAAGVSVPTVYAVYGNKKGLATALMDAADLAADPAQVAADLGAADGDHARQLEISVAFDRRLYERSGDLLRALREAPEPELAELAREGARRGDHARLTAFTSWPAGTLREGLDPQRAVDRYAAVCTLEAWTDLTAHRGWTPDEVERWWAGVVVHELLDDPGTAGPT; translated from the coding sequence ATGTCCGACGACCGCAGCCCGCGTCGCTACGAGTCGCTGCTGCGCACCGCGCAGGCCGACGAGACACGCACGCGCATCGCGCAGGCCGCCCGGCAGGCGTTCGTCGCACGCGGCTGGGCAGGGACGACGGTGCGGGACGTCGCCGCGGCGGCCGGGGTGTCGGTGCCGACGGTGTACGCCGTGTACGGGAACAAGAAGGGCCTCGCGACGGCGCTCATGGACGCCGCGGACCTGGCCGCGGACCCGGCGCAGGTCGCGGCCGACCTCGGTGCCGCCGACGGCGACCACGCCCGCCAGCTCGAGATCTCGGTGGCGTTCGACCGTCGGCTGTACGAGCGCTCGGGTGACCTGCTGCGTGCGCTGCGCGAGGCCCCCGAGCCCGAGCTGGCCGAGCTCGCCCGCGAGGGAGCCCGCCGCGGGGACCACGCGCGGCTCACGGCGTTCACGTCGTGGCCCGCGGGCACGCTGCGCGAGGGCCTCGACCCGCAGCGGGCCGTGGACCGCTACGCCGCCGTGTGCACGCTCGAGGCGTGGACGGACCTCACCGCCCACCGCGGCTGGACGCCGGACGAGGTCGAGCGGTGGTGGGCGGGCGTCGTCGTCCACGAGCTGCTCGACGACCCGGGCACGGCCGGACCCACCTGA
- a CDS encoding DUF6223 family protein has product MLTTQLLGYEVGTGRLVPTVAAVLGLAAVAAATLAVSRWRRAAPGAGARASAAVATGVLAVAVGGAHASQAAGGVGTGNGLAGAVVAVVLGAVGVLAGGVVLAARGGRTRARG; this is encoded by the coding sequence ATGCTCACCACCCAGCTCCTCGGCTACGAGGTCGGCACCGGCCGTCTCGTACCCACCGTCGCGGCCGTGCTCGGCCTCGCCGCCGTCGCCGCGGCCACGCTCGCCGTCTCGCGGTGGCGACGGGCGGCACCCGGCGCGGGAGCCCGTGCGTCCGCCGCCGTCGCCACGGGGGTCCTCGCGGTCGCCGTCGGCGGCGCCCACGCCTCCCAGGCCGCCGGCGGCGTCGGCACCGGCAACGGTCTGGCCGGGGCTGTCGTCGCCGTCGTGCTGGGTGCCGTCGGCGTCCTCGCCGGCGGCGTCGTGCTCGCGGCGCGCGGCGGGCGCACGAGGGCCAGGGGGTGA
- a CDS encoding alpha-N-arabinofuranosidase codes for MSSLTAVIDLDLPGPTISRHVYGHFAEHLGRCIYGGFWVGEDSDIPNVRGIRTDVVEALRALRIPNLRWPGGCFADDYHWRDGIGPRDERPRMVNSHWGDVVEDNSFGTHEFMDLCEMLGAEPYVNGNVGSGTVREMSEWVEYLTRADDSPMAALRRANGRDEPWALPFFGIGNEPWGCGGNMTAQHYADLARQYATYVRNHGGNSVYKIAAGANADDYAWTETLMKVSQKLGCGCDPRGFFQGVSMHYYTMSGDWSDKGHATAFDTDDWYVTMRRAHKIEELVRGHSNVMDAYDPEHRIGLVVDEWGTWWNVEEGTNPGFLYQQNTLRDALVASLHFDTFHRYAHRISMANIAQTVNVLQAMILTDPTTGALVLTPSYHVFEMNTGHHDASALAVNVKGEVPTRDVEGKALPLLSMSASTTDDTALISLSNLDADTPTTLVLDLRGREVVEFSARVLTAPSIQAHNTPEQPDAVAPVAHDGVRRHPRGLEVDLPARSYTTVRLELGA; via the coding sequence GTGTCTTCCCTGACTGCCGTCATCGACCTCGACCTACCCGGGCCGACGATCAGCCGCCACGTCTACGGGCACTTCGCCGAGCACCTGGGACGCTGCATCTACGGCGGCTTCTGGGTCGGTGAGGACTCCGACATCCCGAACGTCCGAGGCATCCGCACCGACGTCGTCGAGGCGCTGCGCGCGCTGCGCATCCCCAACCTGCGCTGGCCCGGCGGCTGCTTCGCCGACGACTACCACTGGCGCGACGGCATCGGCCCGCGCGACGAGCGACCCCGCATGGTCAACTCCCACTGGGGCGACGTCGTCGAGGACAACTCCTTCGGCACCCACGAGTTCATGGACCTGTGCGAGATGCTCGGCGCCGAGCCCTACGTCAACGGCAACGTCGGCTCCGGCACGGTCCGCGAGATGAGCGAGTGGGTCGAGTACCTCACGCGGGCCGACGACTCCCCGATGGCGGCCCTGCGCCGGGCCAACGGCCGCGACGAGCCGTGGGCGCTGCCGTTCTTCGGCATCGGCAACGAGCCGTGGGGCTGCGGCGGCAACATGACCGCGCAGCACTACGCCGACCTGGCCCGCCAGTACGCCACCTACGTGCGCAACCACGGCGGCAACAGCGTCTACAAGATCGCCGCCGGCGCCAACGCCGACGACTACGCGTGGACCGAGACCCTCATGAAGGTCTCGCAGAAGCTGGGCTGCGGCTGCGACCCGCGCGGGTTCTTCCAGGGCGTCTCGATGCACTACTACACGATGTCCGGCGACTGGAGCGACAAGGGCCACGCGACGGCCTTCGACACCGACGACTGGTACGTCACCATGCGCCGCGCCCACAAGATCGAGGAGCTCGTCCGCGGGCACTCCAACGTCATGGACGCGTACGACCCGGAGCACCGCATCGGCCTCGTCGTGGACGAGTGGGGCACGTGGTGGAACGTCGAGGAGGGCACCAACCCGGGGTTCCTGTACCAGCAGAACACCCTGCGCGACGCGTTGGTCGCGAGCCTGCACTTCGACACGTTCCACCGCTACGCGCACCGCATCTCCATGGCGAACATCGCGCAGACGGTCAACGTGCTGCAGGCGATGATCCTCACGGACCCGACGACCGGTGCGCTGGTCCTCACGCCCAGCTACCACGTGTTCGAGATGAACACCGGCCACCACGACGCGTCCGCGCTCGCGGTGAACGTCAAGGGCGAGGTGCCCACGCGGGACGTCGAGGGCAAGGCGCTGCCGCTGCTGTCGATGTCCGCGTCCACCACGGACGACACGGCGCTGATCTCCCTGTCGAACCTCGACGCCGACACCCCGACGACTCTCGTGCTGGACCTGCGCGGCCGTGAGGTCGTGGAGTTCTCGGCCCGCGTGCTGACCGCGCCGTCGATCCAGGCGCACAACACGCCCGAGCAGCCGGACGCCGTCGCGCCCGTCGCGCACGACGGTGTCCGGCGCCACCCCCGCGGGCTCGAGGTCGACCTGCCGGCGCGCTCGTACACCACCGTCCGGCTGGAGCTGGGCGCGTGA
- a CDS encoding FAD-binding protein produces MSDREQTYDHTYDVVVVGTGAAGFATAMGAIDEGLSVLLVESTDKWGGSTAMSGGGMWMPDNPLMRRDRVGDSREEALTYLEATVGDAGPATDRARKEAFVDGVEDFVVTAEKHGMVFARAADYPDYYPERPGGKIGRAIEIEPHDSRKLGPWWGSLRSAVPLPAKTDDVWLLGRAWSTPSGFVRGAQLVFRALGGVVTGKRLVGIGNALATAFCKAVVIDGRAPMWLETPMDDLIVDDGRVTGITVTRDGRTERIRATRGVMLASGGFEANVEWRRKHHGIDGAPSGNPGNVGHPIEVAARAGAALDLMDDAWWGASIATVDGEPASFIVGERSMPFSLMVDAKGARFANESESYVDLGHHMLEHDKDGAYWLVFDARHGRRYLRMFAMDPRQKKAWAQAGITVKAPTLAGLADAMGVDPETFRATIERFNGFARTGVDGEFGRGNSAYDRYYGDPLVHPNPNLGPIEKGPFVAYRVVVGDLGTKGGVLTDAHARALRADGSIIEGLYAAGNCSASVMGRTYPGPGSTIGPAVVFGLRGARHMAAARA; encoded by the coding sequence GTGTCCGACCGCGAACAGACCTATGACCACACCTACGACGTCGTCGTGGTGGGCACCGGCGCCGCCGGCTTCGCCACCGCGATGGGCGCGATCGACGAGGGACTGAGCGTCCTGCTGGTCGAGAGCACCGACAAGTGGGGCGGCAGCACGGCGATGTCGGGCGGCGGGATGTGGATGCCCGACAACCCGCTGATGCGCCGCGACCGCGTCGGCGACTCCCGCGAGGAGGCGCTGACCTACCTCGAGGCCACCGTCGGCGACGCCGGCCCGGCCACCGACCGCGCCCGCAAGGAGGCGTTCGTCGACGGCGTCGAGGACTTCGTCGTCACCGCCGAGAAGCACGGCATGGTGTTCGCCCGCGCGGCCGACTACCCCGACTACTACCCCGAGCGGCCGGGCGGCAAGATCGGGCGCGCCATCGAGATCGAGCCGCACGACTCCCGCAAGCTCGGGCCGTGGTGGGGCTCGCTGCGCTCGGCGGTGCCGCTGCCCGCCAAGACCGACGACGTGTGGCTGCTCGGTCGCGCCTGGTCCACCCCCAGCGGGTTCGTCCGCGGCGCGCAGCTCGTGTTCCGTGCCCTCGGCGGCGTCGTCACCGGCAAGCGGCTCGTCGGCATCGGCAACGCGCTCGCGACCGCCTTCTGCAAGGCCGTCGTGATCGACGGGCGGGCGCCGATGTGGCTCGAGACGCCCATGGACGACCTGATCGTCGACGACGGCCGGGTCACCGGGATCACCGTGACCCGCGACGGCCGCACGGAGCGCATCCGCGCCACCCGCGGCGTCATGCTGGCCTCGGGCGGCTTCGAGGCCAACGTCGAGTGGCGGCGCAAGCACCACGGGATCGACGGTGCGCCGTCGGGCAACCCCGGCAACGTCGGGCACCCGATCGAGGTCGCGGCCCGTGCCGGCGCGGCGCTCGACCTCATGGACGACGCGTGGTGGGGGGCCTCCATCGCGACGGTCGACGGTGAGCCCGCCTCGTTCATCGTCGGCGAGCGGTCCATGCCGTTCTCGCTGATGGTCGACGCGAAGGGCGCGCGGTTCGCCAACGAGTCCGAGTCCTACGTCGACCTCGGGCACCACATGCTCGAGCACGACAAGGACGGCGCCTACTGGCTCGTCTTCGACGCCCGCCACGGCCGGCGCTACCTGCGCATGTTCGCGATGGACCCCCGCCAGAAGAAGGCGTGGGCGCAAGCCGGCATCACGGTCAAGGCGCCCACGCTCGCGGGCCTGGCCGACGCGATGGGCGTGGACCCCGAGACGTTCCGCGCGACGATCGAGCGGTTCAACGGGTTCGCGCGCACCGGCGTCGACGGCGAGTTCGGGCGCGGCAACTCCGCGTACGACCGGTACTACGGCGACCCGCTGGTGCACCCCAACCCGAACCTCGGCCCGATCGAGAAGGGCCCCTTCGTGGCGTACCGCGTCGTGGTCGGCGACCTGGGCACCAAGGGTGGCGTGCTGACCGACGCCCACGCCCGCGCCCTGCGCGCGGACGGCAGCATCATCGAGGGCCTGTACGCCGCGGGCAACTGCTCGGCCTCGGTCATGGGCCGCACGTACCCCGGGCCCGGGTCGACGATCGGACCGGCGGTCGTGTTCGGCCTGCGCGGCGCCCGCCACATGGCCGCCGCCCGCGCCTGA
- a CDS encoding LacI family DNA-binding transcriptional regulator translates to MPTLKDVAKASGVSVMTVSNVVNGRPRVSEATRRRVLAAVDELGYQVNLTARSLRAGRSGTIALSIPRADHPYFAELAAAVTDALRPAGRHLVIEQTGASREGELSALSQARLQMYDGVLLSVVGMHDDEVARLQSDMPLVLLGEKRMPDHLDQVMLGNFDGAHLATAHLIARGARHIAIAGGTRDPAETGMVGMRTAGWRAAHVEAGLVPDERLVLPPLHFEMSESREQIRTAVAEGLPIDGVFAVTDQVAIGVMAGLHDCGLRIPDDVQVVGFDNLAVSAHLTPGLTTVDPRTDLVVEESLRLLDRRLSGDDVQVEHLVMPVRLVVRGTTR, encoded by the coding sequence ATGCCCACACTGAAGGACGTCGCCAAGGCGTCCGGTGTCTCCGTGATGACGGTGTCGAACGTGGTGAACGGCCGCCCGCGCGTCAGCGAGGCCACCCGCCGCCGCGTCCTGGCGGCGGTCGACGAGCTGGGCTACCAGGTGAACCTGACGGCCCGCAGCCTGCGGGCCGGCCGCAGCGGCACCATCGCGCTGTCCATCCCCCGCGCCGACCACCCCTACTTCGCCGAGCTCGCGGCCGCCGTGACCGACGCCCTGCGGCCCGCCGGCCGGCACCTGGTGATCGAGCAGACCGGAGCCAGCCGCGAGGGGGAGCTGAGCGCGCTCTCACAGGCGCGGCTGCAGATGTACGACGGGGTCCTGCTGTCCGTCGTCGGCATGCACGACGACGAGGTGGCCCGCCTGCAGAGCGACATGCCCCTCGTGCTGCTCGGCGAGAAGCGGATGCCCGACCACCTCGACCAGGTGATGCTCGGCAACTTCGACGGCGCCCACCTGGCCACGGCGCACCTCATCGCCCGCGGTGCGCGGCACATCGCCATCGCCGGCGGCACGCGCGACCCGGCCGAGACCGGCATGGTCGGCATGCGCACGGCCGGGTGGCGCGCCGCGCACGTCGAGGCCGGGCTCGTCCCCGACGAGCGCCTCGTCCTGCCGCCCCTGCACTTCGAGATGTCCGAGAGCCGCGAGCAGATCCGCACCGCCGTGGCCGAGGGCCTGCCGATCGACGGCGTCTTCGCCGTCACCGACCAGGTGGCGATCGGCGTCATGGCCGGGCTGCACGACTGCGGCCTGCGCATCCCCGACGACGTGCAGGTGGTCGGCTTCGACAACCTCGCCGTCAGTGCGCACCTCACGCCGGGCCTCACGACGGTGGACCCCCGCACGGACCTGGTGGTCGAGGAGTCGCTGCGCCTGCTCGACCGGCGCCTGTCCGGTGACGACGTCCAGGTCGAGCACCTGGTCATGCCGGTGCGGCTCGTGGTGCGCGGCACCACGCGCTGA
- a CDS encoding FAD-dependent oxidoreductase: MTSDGTTTGRTTCAVVGGGPAGLVLGLLLARAGVEVTVLEKHADFLRDFRGDTVHPSTMQALDDLGLIDRFLALPHSRVEGITLPDPAGGDPVRVVDFTRLRVPYPYIAMVPQWDLLDLVADAGAAEPTFTLLREHEVTDVVRTGGRVTGVRYRTPQGEGTLHADLVVACDGRWSVVRRAVGLPVRAFPVPFDVWWFKVPTSRPVGGALVPRIHPGRALVTIPREGYLQMAYLGPKGTDAALRARGIEAFRAEVAELVPELSDDVERLASMDDVKHLDVRLERLRRWSAPGVLCLGDAAHAMSPIGGVGVNLAVQDAIAAARLLAGPLRSGEFRGPFPTRLVGRVQARRRMPTAVVQGVQRAMHARAIGPAIAGHDGVAPDRGPRLFRRVPALSALTARLVGLGPRPERVPVWGRRPRTPVL, from the coding sequence ATGACGTCGGACGGCACCACCACGGGACGCACGACGTGCGCGGTCGTCGGCGGCGGGCCCGCCGGGCTCGTGCTCGGTCTGCTGCTGGCACGCGCCGGGGTCGAGGTGACGGTCCTGGAGAAGCACGCCGACTTCCTGCGTGACTTCCGTGGCGACACCGTGCACCCCTCGACCATGCAGGCGCTGGACGACCTCGGGCTCATCGACCGGTTCCTCGCGCTGCCGCACTCCCGTGTCGAGGGCATCACGCTGCCCGACCCCGCGGGCGGGGACCCCGTGCGCGTCGTCGACTTCACGCGCCTGCGCGTGCCGTACCCGTACATCGCGATGGTCCCGCAGTGGGACCTGCTCGACCTCGTCGCGGACGCCGGCGCCGCCGAGCCGACGTTCACGCTGCTGCGCGAGCACGAGGTGACGGACGTCGTGCGCACCGGCGGGCGCGTCACCGGCGTGCGCTACCGCACCCCGCAGGGCGAGGGGACGCTGCACGCCGACCTCGTCGTGGCGTGCGACGGCCGCTGGTCGGTGGTCCGCCGGGCGGTCGGTCTGCCCGTGCGGGCGTTCCCCGTCCCGTTCGACGTCTGGTGGTTCAAGGTCCCGACGAGCCGACCCGTGGGCGGTGCGCTCGTGCCGCGGATCCACCCCGGCCGCGCGCTCGTGACCATCCCGCGCGAGGGCTACCTGCAGATGGCGTACCTCGGGCCCAAGGGGACGGACGCCGCGCTGCGGGCCCGTGGGATCGAGGCGTTCCGCGCCGAGGTCGCCGAGCTCGTGCCGGAGCTCTCCGACGACGTCGAACGGCTCGCCTCGATGGACGACGTCAAGCACCTCGACGTGCGCCTCGAGCGGCTGCGGCGCTGGTCGGCGCCGGGGGTGCTGTGCCTCGGCGACGCCGCGCACGCCATGTCGCCCATCGGCGGGGTCGGCGTCAACCTCGCGGTGCAGGACGCGATCGCCGCGGCCCGGCTGCTCGCGGGCCCGCTGCGGTCGGGGGAGTTCCGCGGTCCGTTCCCCACGCGCCTGGTCGGGCGGGTCCAGGCCCGCCGGCGGATGCCCACCGCGGTCGTCCAGGGGGTGCAGCGTGCGATGCACGCGCGCGCGATCGGACCGGCGATCGCCGGGCACGACGGCGTCGCACCCGACCGCGGGCCACGGCTCTTCCGCCGGGTCCCCGCGCTCAGCGCGCTGACGGCACGCCTCGTGGGTCTCGGGCCGCGACCCGAGCGGGTGCCGGTGTGGGGACGACGGCCGCGGACGCCGGTGCTCTGA
- a CDS encoding TetR/AcrR family transcriptional regulator, whose product MPRTTGRVNRGPAAAAGNRRAILAAARRLFAERGYHVPLSAIAQEAGTGQGVLYRHFPTRLDLARAVFETHFEELTAIAQDEAPDAFVRLWSRLLDLVVEESAFVEMVVDARRSMPDYDGGHQLRLLVEATLSRAQRAGLVPATTTTADVLLAVRMAYGIVATSEGGEDLRALVDGVLPITPA is encoded by the coding sequence ATGCCCAGAACCACGGGGCGCGTCAATCGAGGCCCCGCGGCCGCCGCGGGCAACCGGCGCGCGATCCTCGCCGCCGCCCGCCGCCTCTTCGCCGAACGCGGCTACCACGTGCCGCTCAGCGCGATCGCGCAGGAGGCCGGCACGGGCCAGGGCGTGCTCTACCGGCACTTCCCCACCCGCCTCGACCTCGCCCGCGCGGTCTTCGAGACGCACTTCGAGGAGCTGACGGCCATCGCCCAGGACGAGGCGCCCGACGCGTTCGTCCGCCTGTGGTCACGCCTGCTCGACCTGGTGGTCGAGGAGTCGGCGTTCGTCGAGATGGTCGTCGACGCTCGGCGCTCGATGCCCGACTACGACGGCGGCCACCAGCTGCGCCTGCTGGTCGAGGCGACCCTGTCGCGCGCGCAGCGGGCCGGGCTCGTCCCCGCGACCACCACCACCGCGGACGTCCTGCTGGCAGTGCGGATGGCCTACGGGATCGTCGCCACCAGCGAGGGCGGCGAGGACCTGCGCGCACTGGTGGACGGCGTGCTGCCGATCACCCCCGCCTGA
- a CDS encoding class I SAM-dependent methyltransferase — MTACRHPVFARVYARASPTLDAQGVAAHRRRILAGLHGQVVEVGAGDGASFPHYPDTVTSVVAVEPEPYLRGRAERRVTDASVPVRVLDAVAELLPFADASADVVVASLVLCSVGDPPAALREAFRVLRPGGELRFYEHVAAQTPTLRRVQRVVDATLWPLFSGGCHTGRDTVAAITAAGFVIHDLERFMFPPGRTQPASPHVLGRATRPAVPAPVGSGHRGD; from the coding sequence GTGACCGCCTGCCGCCACCCGGTGTTCGCGCGCGTCTACGCCCGCGCGTCGCCGACGCTCGACGCCCAGGGGGTCGCCGCGCACCGGCGCCGGATCCTGGCGGGGCTGCACGGGCAGGTCGTCGAGGTGGGGGCGGGCGACGGCGCGAGCTTCCCGCACTACCCCGACACCGTCACCTCGGTCGTCGCCGTGGAGCCCGAGCCGTACCTGCGGGGGCGGGCCGAGCGACGGGTCACGGACGCCTCCGTCCCGGTGCGGGTGCTCGACGCGGTCGCCGAGCTGCTGCCGTTCGCGGACGCGTCGGCGGACGTGGTGGTCGCCTCGCTCGTGCTCTGCTCGGTCGGGGACCCGCCCGCAGCGCTGCGCGAGGCGTTCCGGGTGCTGCGACCGGGTGGCGAGCTGCGGTTCTACGAGCACGTGGCCGCGCAGACCCCGACGCTGCGGCGCGTGCAGCGCGTCGTGGACGCCACGCTGTGGCCGCTGTTCAGCGGCGGCTGCCACACCGGCCGCGACACGGTCGCCGCGATCACGGCGGCCGGGTTCGTCATCCACGACCTCGAGCGGTTCATGTTCCCGCCCGGTCGCACGCAGCCCGCGTCGCCGCACGTGCTGGGACGGGCCACCCGCCCGGCAGTCCCGGCCCCCGTGGGGTCCGGGCACCGGGGCGACTAG
- a CDS encoding alpha/beta fold hydrolase: MSGQGLGVNGTTWTSWAPPGTPGAITELPAEAVPTDGLTDHRSGDPDAPTVVLLHGVTDSGTTWPDLLTHWGDRYDVHAPDLRGHGTSPRFTPAQMAYAPEVLVVDVVALLDALPGPVALVGHSLGGVTALRAALVRPEKVRALVVEDPARPTGARAPEPQFSAMLLGQTQVVIDDRGAEIARMRRETPWSDTEIEAWAATRADVDQEYLRAGLFLGDAAWEEAFGALRVPTLLVLPEEATMAPRPDGFDNPLVRTVVVPGAGHCVRRDQPDAYHALVDAFLAEHLR, from the coding sequence GTGAGCGGGCAGGGGCTGGGCGTGAACGGGACGACGTGGACGAGCTGGGCGCCGCCCGGGACACCGGGCGCGATCACCGAGCTGCCGGCCGAGGCCGTGCCGACCGACGGGCTGACGGACCACCGCTCCGGTGACCCCGACGCCCCGACGGTCGTGCTGCTGCACGGCGTCACCGACTCGGGCACCACGTGGCCGGACCTGCTGACGCACTGGGGCGACCGGTACGACGTCCACGCACCCGACCTGCGCGGGCACGGCACGTCGCCGCGGTTCACGCCCGCGCAGATGGCGTACGCGCCGGAGGTGCTGGTCGTGGACGTCGTCGCGTTGCTCGACGCGCTGCCCGGGCCGGTCGCGCTCGTCGGGCACTCGCTCGGCGGCGTGACGGCCCTGCGGGCGGCGCTCGTGCGCCCCGAGAAGGTCCGCGCGCTCGTCGTCGAGGACCCGGCCCGCCCGACGGGCGCGCGGGCACCGGAGCCGCAGTTCTCGGCGATGCTGCTCGGCCAGACGCAGGTCGTCATCGACGACCGCGGTGCCGAGATCGCCCGCATGCGCCGCGAGACGCCGTGGAGCGACACCGAGATCGAGGCCTGGGCGGCCACCCGCGCGGACGTCGACCAGGAGTACCTGCGTGCCGGGCTGTTCCTGGGCGACGCGGCGTGGGAGGAGGCGTTCGGCGCCCTGCGTGTGCCGACGCTGCTCGTCCTGCCGGAGGAGGCCACGATGGCGCCGCGGCCCGACGGATTCGACAACCCGCTCGTGCGGACCGTCGTCGTCCCCGGCGCCGGCCACTGTGTGCGCCGCGACCAGCCGGACGCGTACCACGCGCTGGTCGACGCGTTCCTCGCGGAGCACCTGCGCTGA